Proteins encoded together in one Hymenobacter monticola window:
- a CDS encoding EamA family transporter yields MWLPYALLSAFFAALTAIFAKIGIKGVDSDLATAIRTVVILLLAWGIAIARGATAGLPALTQRTWLFLVLSGLATGASWLCYFRALKLGPVSRVAPVDKLSVALALILAVAFLGESLSLRGALGAGLILAGTVVLAWS; encoded by the coding sequence ATGTGGCTTCCCTACGCGCTGCTTTCCGCCTTCTTCGCCGCCCTCACTGCCATCTTTGCCAAAATCGGCATCAAAGGGGTCGACTCCGACCTCGCCACTGCCATTCGCACGGTCGTCATTCTCCTCCTGGCCTGGGGCATTGCCATCGCGCGCGGGGCCACGGCTGGGCTGCCCGCCCTCACGCAGCGCACCTGGCTGTTTCTGGTGCTGTCGGGGCTGGCCACGGGGGCGTCGTGGCTGTGCTACTTCCGCGCCCTCAAGTTGGGCCCCGTGAGCCGGGTGGCGCCCGTCGACAAACTCAGCGTGGCGTTGGCGCTGATATTGGCCGTGGCATTTTTAGGTGAATCGCTTTCCCTGCGCGGCGCGCTGGGTGCTGGACTGATTTTAGCCGGCACCGTGGTGCTGGCGTGGTCCTGA